The sequence GCACGATGCCCTGTGTGTTGTCCGTGATGCCCTGACCCATGAATCCGTTCCTCCTTGTTATTCACAATATAGCTCTGTCAAACAACCCTGCAAAAAAGGGAAGGTTGCACTAAAGCCTATCTATGCTGCGGGAATAGTTACCCGTTAATTTATTGCTTGCAGTGTCCGCTTTGCGCTCACTTAGCCTGATGCTCGTCAGCATAAGTATGAATGAGATCCGAAAGGATGTCCACCGCCTGGCGAATTTCTTCCTTGCTTACATAAAGGTTCGGCAGCAGACGGATGACATGGGTTCCGGCCGTGACGAACAGCAGACCCTTGGATTGGCCGGCCAGCACGATCTCGCCAACGGGAGATTGGCACTCAATGCCGATCAATAGACCTTTGCCGCGGACGTCCACTACGAATGGACAATCGGCCAGCTTCTCTTTCAGCAGCCCGGTCAAATATTCGCCGGACTCAGCCGCGCGCTCTGGAAGATCATCCTCCAGCATCGTCTCGATGGTAGCCGCTATAACCGCCGTCGCCAGCGGCGTGCCGCCGAACGTCGAAGCATGGCTGCCCGGAGTGAACGCCTCGCGCAGATAGCCCTTCGCCAGCATGACTCCAGCCGGGAAGCCGCTCGCTATGCCCTTGGCCACCGTGAAAATATCCGGCTCAATGCCGTAATGCTGATGCGCGAACAGCTTGCCCGTGCGGCCCATTCCGGTCTGCACTTCATCCACGATCAGCAGCAGGCCGTGCTGCTTACACAGCGCCACGACGCTGTTCAAGAACTCCGGCTGCACCTCAAGCACGCCGCCTTCTGCCAGCACCATCTCCAGCATGATCGCGGCTGTGTTTTCTCCGATGGCCGCTTCGAGCGCCGGAAGATCATGGAGAGGCACCGTCACAAAGCCCTGCGGCAGCGGCAGATAACCGTCTTTTACCTTCTGCTGTCCCGTTGCCGTCAGCGTCGCCAGCGTGCGTCCGTGGAAAGACTGCTCGAATGTAATGATCTCGTAGCGGCCCGTGCCTTTCACCTTCTGGTGATAGCGGCGCGCCAGCTTGATCGCAGCTTCATTCGATTCCGCTCCGCTGTTGCAGAAGAACACCTGATCCGCGCAGCTATTGGCGGTCAACAGCTCAGCCACTTTGTCCTGACCAGGAATGTGGAACAGGTTGGATACATGCCACAGCGTATCGATCTGGGCTTTCAATTTCTCGCCAACCTTCTCCGGAGCGTGTCCAAGGCTGGTCACCGCCAGACCGGAGGTGAAGTCAAGATATTTATTGCCTTTGTCGTCCCATACCCAGCTTCCTTTACCCTTAACCAGACTGATATCGTATCTCGCATAGGAAGGAAAAACATGTTCCAGCTTGCCGGAAGCCGCCGGCTGACCCGCCGTGCTGATTCCCGCTCCCGTGTCCGCGACCTGTACTTCCTTCAAAGAATGATTTTCTGCCTGCGTAAGCTTGCTCATTTCCATTCACTCTCCCCCGCCCCGCCGCCTGACGCGGCTTCCGGCATTATTTACTTGCTCAAATCCAGCAGGCTCCGGCGTTCCGCATATACCGCCCTTTGCCGTGTGCCTGAATTTCCGCTATTCCCCTTACTCCCGTACGATCCGCGTCCCGATGGTTTCACCGGACAGCACCCGGCTCAGCACTCCCGGCTCCTTGCCGTCGACAATGACGACCTCGGACACGCTGCCCTGGATACAGTCCACCGCCGCTCGGACCTTGGGGATCATCCCCCCGTAAATCTCGCCGCTGTCGATCATGTTGTCAATCTCGGCAACCGTCACCATCGGCAGAACCTTCTTGGTTCCGTCTTCCGCAGTCGTCAAAATTCCCGGAACATCGGTCACCACAATCATTTGCGGCGACTTCATGTAGGAAGCGACCGCTCCAGCTGCCGTATCGGCGTTGATATTGTACCGCTGCCCAGCATTATCCACGCCAAGCGGCGCAATAATAGGCATATAGCCGAGCGCCAGAATACCCGCAATAATTTCCGCCTTCACCCCGGTCACATGGCCTACAAGCCCTACCTCGTCGCTGTTCGCCACGGGAGCGGCGGTAATAAGGTTGCCATCCACGCCGGATAAGCCGATCGCCCTGCCGCCGCTCCCCTGAATTCGCCTTACAATCGCCTTGTTGATGCTGCCCGACAGCGTCATTTCTACAACGTCGAGCACTTCCTCGGTCGTCACCCGCAGGCCGTTCACAAAGCTGCTCTCGATGCCGAGACGAGCCAGATTTCCCGATATCGCCGGTCCGCCGCCGTGAACGATAATCGGCTGTACACCATCCTCCTGCAGATGCCGGAGCTCATCAAAAAAAGAATCCGGAAGCGCGGTCAGCGTACTGCCGCCGCACTTCATCACGAACATTCTCTCATTGCCCGCGCTATTAGGTTCATATGCATCGCTCATGAGTTTCGTTATCCTTCCTTATAAAAGGCTGTATTATGCCGCCATCTGTAAATGCTCTGCAGCAATTGGCCGAGGCCCGTCTCTTACGTCCGGTATGCGGCGTTAATCCGCACATAATCATACGTCAGATCGCAGCCCCATGCGGTGGCGCTGCCCTCTCCGTCTGCCAAATTCACGGTAATAAGTGTAGTATCCCCCTGCAAATAGGCCAAGGCTTCCGCTTCGTCAAAAGCCACCGGCTTCGATTGGCGCAGCACCTCGATCGCGCCCAGCGATATATCCACCTTATCTACCGTTACCGGAACGCCCGCTCGGCCGACTGCGGCAATAATCCGTCCCCAGTTCGCATCCGCGCCGAATATGGCGGATTTAACCAGGCTGGAGCCTACGACAGTCTTCGCAATCGCGCGCGCCGCCGCTTCGTCGCCCGCGCCGCTAACCTGTACCTCCACCAAATGGGTTGCGCCTTCGCCGTCTCTGGCAATCGCCATTGCAAGATGGCGGCACACATGTGTAAACGCCGCTTCAAAAGCTTCCCAATCCGGATGCAGCTTATTCAGCTCTTCGTTTCCGGCCAGACCACTGGCCATCGCGACCAGCATATCGTTCGTGCTTGTATCCCCGTCCACGGTAATCATATTGAAGGTCGTATCCGTCGCCTTGCGCAGCAGCGTCTGAAGCTCCTCCTGCCCAATGGCGGCATCCGTCGTCATAAAGCCGAGCATGGTGGCCATATTCGGATGAATCATGCCGGAACCCTTCGCCGCGCCGGCGATCAAGACTTCCGTATCCCCGATCCATACCTTTACGCAGCATTCCTTTTTCACCAAATCGGTGGTCAAAATCGCCTGGCAGAACTCCTCCGCTCCGTCCGCATCACCCGAAAGCTTCTCCGGTAGAGCGGCCAGGCCGCTGCGTACACGGTCCATCTTCAGCAGCTCGCCAATGACGCCCGTCGATGCAACCGCCACATCGTCCTCGCTTACGCCCAAATGCTGAGCGGCAGCCGCCCGCATCTCATAGGCATCGGCCTCGCCATGTTCTCCGGTGCAGGCATTGGCATTGCCGCTGTTGACAACTACAGCCCGAAGAACTCCGCTGCCGAGGCTTTCCCGTGTTACCTTTAGAGGAGCAGCCTGGAACAGATTCGTCGTATATACCGCCGCAGCCGTTGCCGGCACCTCGCACAGTATGGCTGCGAGATCGTTGCGGTCGGTTTTTTTCAAGCCGCAGTGCAGGCCTCCAGATATAAATCCTCTTGGTGTCGTAATGCTTCCGCCTTCCACGACGGTGTACAGCTTCTCGCTCATGTTCTTATTTCCCGCTTAGCTTTACGGATACACAGGCGTGTAGCCGAGTCCAAGGGTTTCCTCCCATCCCATCATCAAATTGAGATTCTGAATAGCCTGCCCCGCAGCGCCTTTTACCAGATTGTCGATAACCGAAATAATGGTGATCCGTCCTGTACGGGCATCCGCCGCAAATCCGATGTCGCAATAATTCGATCCGCTGACTTCCTTGGTCGCCGGCCAGATTCCGGCATTACGCACCCGGACAAAAGATCTGCCCTCATAATAGCTGCGATACAATTCAATAAAGTCCTGCTCGCTGTAATCCCCGGTCAACCCCGCATAGATCGTGGTCATAATCCCCCGCGTCATCGGAACGAGATGGGTGGTGAACGTTACCGTCACCTTTTCCCCGGCAATCTCAGTGAGAACCTGCTCGATTTCAGGGGTATGCTGATGCTTGTTGATCTTATAAGCTTTGAAATTCTCATTCACTTCCGCATAATGAACGCCCACGTTCACTCCGCGTCCAGCGCCCGATACGCCCGATTTCGCGTCGACGATAATGCTCTCCGGCTTGATCCAGCCCGCCTTAACCGCCGGAATCAGACCAAGCAGCGTTGCTGTCGGATAGCAGCCCGGATTAGAGATGAACTCCGCGCCGGCCACGCGTTCTCCGAACACCTCGCACAGCCCATAGACCGCCTGCTCTAAATAACTCTCCTGCGGAGCCGGATGTTTATACCAGAGCTCGTATTCGCCGCCGTCTTTCAACCGGAAATCACCGGACAGATCCACAACCTTAAGCCCCGCCTCCAGCAGCTGCGGAACGAGCTTGGCGCTGACGCCGTGCGGCGTTGCCGTGAACACGACATCCGCCCTCTCCTTAATCTCCGCCGCATCCACGCCGTCCAGATTCTTGCTCAGCACGCCGGTTAAATGCGGAAATCCTTCTTCGATCGGCGTCCCCGCGCTTGAAGAGGATATTACTGAAGTGATCTCAACTTTCGGATGACCCTGCAGCAGCCTGATCAGTTCCACGCCTCCATACCCTGTCGATCCCACGATTGCCGCCCTTAGCTTGCCTTCCACCGTCATTCCCGTTCCTCCTGCCTTTTCTCACTATTATACCGGATATCTCCACTATC is a genomic window of Paenibacillus durus ATCC 35681 containing:
- the argJ gene encoding bifunctional glutamate N-acetyltransferase/amino-acid acetyltransferase ArgJ; the encoded protein is MSEKLYTVVEGGSITTPRGFISGGLHCGLKKTDRNDLAAILCEVPATAAAVYTTNLFQAAPLKVTRESLGSGVLRAVVVNSGNANACTGEHGEADAYEMRAAAAQHLGVSEDDVAVASTGVIGELLKMDRVRSGLAALPEKLSGDADGAEEFCQAILTTDLVKKECCVKVWIGDTEVLIAGAAKGSGMIHPNMATMLGFMTTDAAIGQEELQTLLRKATDTTFNMITVDGDTSTNDMLVAMASGLAGNEELNKLHPDWEAFEAAFTHVCRHLAMAIARDGEGATHLVEVQVSGAGDEAAARAIAKTVVGSSLVKSAIFGADANWGRIIAAVGRAGVPVTVDKVDISLGAIEVLRQSKPVAFDEAEALAYLQGDTTLITVNLADGEGSATAWGCDLTYDYVRINAAYRT
- the argB gene encoding acetylglutamate kinase, which produces MSDAYEPNSAGNERMFVMKCGGSTLTALPDSFFDELRHLQEDGVQPIIVHGGGPAISGNLARLGIESSFVNGLRVTTEEVLDVVEMTLSGSINKAIVRRIQGSGGRAIGLSGVDGNLITAAPVANSDEVGLVGHVTGVKAEIIAGILALGYMPIIAPLGVDNAGQRYNINADTAAGAVASYMKSPQMIVVTDVPGILTTAEDGTKKVLPMVTVAEIDNMIDSGEIYGGMIPKVRAAVDCIQGSVSEVVIVDGKEPGVLSRVLSGETIGTRIVRE
- the argC gene encoding N-acetyl-gamma-glutamyl-phosphate reductase, producing the protein MTVEGKLRAAIVGSTGYGGVELIRLLQGHPKVEITSVISSSSAGTPIEEGFPHLTGVLSKNLDGVDAAEIKERADVVFTATPHGVSAKLVPQLLEAGLKVVDLSGDFRLKDGGEYELWYKHPAPQESYLEQAVYGLCEVFGERVAGAEFISNPGCYPTATLLGLIPAVKAGWIKPESIIVDAKSGVSGAGRGVNVGVHYAEVNENFKAYKINKHQHTPEIEQVLTEIAGEKVTVTFTTHLVPMTRGIMTTIYAGLTGDYSEQDFIELYRSYYEGRSFVRVRNAGIWPATKEVSGSNYCDIGFAADARTGRITIISVIDNLVKGAAGQAIQNLNLMMGWEETLGLGYTPVYP
- a CDS encoding aspartate aminotransferase family protein, with product MSKLTQAENHSLKEVQVADTGAGISTAGQPAASGKLEHVFPSYARYDISLVKGKGSWVWDDKGNKYLDFTSGLAVTSLGHAPEKVGEKLKAQIDTLWHVSNLFHIPGQDKVAELLTANSCADQVFFCNSGAESNEAAIKLARRYHQKVKGTGRYEIITFEQSFHGRTLATLTATGQQKVKDGYLPLPQGFVTVPLHDLPALEAAIGENTAAIMLEMVLAEGGVLEVQPEFLNSVVALCKQHGLLLIVDEVQTGMGRTGKLFAHQHYGIEPDIFTVAKGIASGFPAGVMLAKGYLREAFTPGSHASTFGGTPLATAVIAATIETMLEDDLPERAAESGEYLTGLLKEKLADCPFVVDVRGKGLLIGIECQSPVGEIVLAGQSKGLLFVTAGTHVIRLLPNLYVSKEEIRQAVDILSDLIHTYADEHQAK